From a single Adhaeribacter swui genomic region:
- a CDS encoding acyl carrier protein yields MTTFNQVKNLILAQGIVSRVAILPETDLVLDLNYKAADRAELFRMIQREFKINLEPEEFASFTQLNQITSYIQGILQISNPR; encoded by the coding sequence ATGACCACATTTAACCAGGTAAAAAATTTGATTTTAGCGCAAGGTATTGTTTCGCGGGTAGCAATATTGCCCGAAACGGATTTGGTACTCGACTTAAATTATAAGGCCGCCGACCGCGCCGAGTTGTTCCGTATGATCCAACGCGAATTTAAAATAAACCTGGAGCCGGAAGAATTTGCCTCTTTCACCCAACTAAATCAGATTACCAGCTACATCCAAGGTATTCTGCAAATTTCTAACCCGCGCTAA
- a CDS encoding GAF domain-containing protein produces the protein MQPIRINVPPPVETGLQLRLSFAPFIRYLQQQKETAAQGDKLTFIYDTLLAKFLPYQDYLVPTGQVVVTEALEELFTLVKYSILPFIHQGEEIPYAIGLPCQPLTLFHYADTFKHLTHQQGEIFTRSSLTVIRQDSLRAFYRLILNKCYHYPISKPTFPLVTFTKTQDGLTKYYRMRLDFRFIDPSLVGELPPLQPEWVAFAQNELPTAEEIPVTLPLTQFTFDGFAFFQIEDITEEVTIQELKEVFVHLSSEVESEIYLRFEKALRNLCGQPDLEIGIMPFLQVNGRHVQHKVYTSRSIFFKNNNCFVEEITDAALQTLLREIIADPRLRIIKDLSLTTDFKHQFLYQKGFRSFIMYPLVVSNQALGMLEIGSKHPNALNGEVLRRVEQAIPLVVELLLYQINEFRTRMEEIIRKKFTLLQPALEWKFTDAAWAYLQKGEDASPDDEATQVYFKQVYPFYGAIDVRNSSVERNAVLQQDLSRQFRALEKILKNAANLSGSHQSDSMLARVYHWQRRLTQVISPEEENQISVFLRQQIHPQLQKLATHPGEATSVADYFSNIDPETGLFNQAFQAYELSLAQINKTVNTFMEQEARELQNLFPNYFEKFRTDGLEYNLYVGSAIAPWLTFKPQHLQQFRAWQLNAMVQMATLTHDLLPALPLPLKTTQLILAHSHPVDIKFRLDEHRFDVEGSYSIRYEVIKKRLDKAYVKDTNQRLTQPDTIALVYTTRTELDDFLPLVYRLQQEQKLTSTLEYLELESLQGVTGLKALRLRINYSGAQN, from the coding sequence ATGCAACCCATTCGCATCAACGTTCCGCCGCCGGTAGAAACAGGTTTGCAATTGCGTTTATCTTTTGCTCCGTTTATCCGGTATTTACAGCAACAGAAAGAAACAGCAGCGCAAGGCGATAAATTAACGTTTATTTATGATACGCTTTTAGCTAAATTTTTACCGTACCAGGATTATTTGGTACCAACCGGGCAAGTAGTGGTAACCGAAGCCCTGGAAGAGCTTTTTACCTTAGTGAAGTACAGTATTTTACCGTTTATTCACCAGGGCGAAGAAATTCCATACGCCATTGGTTTACCCTGTCAGCCACTTACGTTATTTCATTACGCCGATACTTTTAAGCATTTAACGCATCAGCAAGGCGAGATTTTTACCCGCAGCAGCCTGACAGTAATCCGCCAGGACTCGCTGCGGGCCTTTTACCGCTTAATTTTAAATAAATGTTACCATTATCCTATTAGTAAACCAACTTTTCCGTTAGTAACTTTTACCAAAACCCAGGATGGCCTCACGAAGTACTACCGGATGCGCCTGGATTTCCGGTTTATCGATCCTTCGCTGGTGGGCGAACTGCCCCCTTTGCAGCCCGAGTGGGTAGCATTTGCGCAAAACGAACTACCTACCGCCGAAGAAATACCGGTAACCTTGCCCCTGACTCAATTTACTTTTGATGGCTTTGCTTTTTTTCAGATTGAGGATATAACCGAAGAAGTTACCATTCAGGAACTGAAAGAAGTTTTTGTGCATCTTTCGTCGGAGGTAGAAAGCGAAATTTACCTGCGCTTCGAAAAAGCTCTACGTAATTTATGCGGACAACCCGATCTGGAAATTGGAATTATGCCTTTTTTGCAGGTAAACGGCCGCCACGTGCAGCACAAAGTTTATACCTCGCGCAGCATTTTTTTTAAAAATAACAATTGCTTCGTAGAAGAAATTACCGATGCGGCGCTACAGACTTTGCTCCGCGAAATAATTGCCGACCCGCGGCTGCGCATCATCAAAGACTTAAGCCTGACCACCGATTTCAAGCACCAGTTTTTGTACCAGAAAGGATTCCGCAGTTTTATTATGTACCCGCTGGTGGTGTCTAACCAGGCCTTGGGCATGCTGGAAATTGGCAGCAAACACCCCAATGCTTTAAACGGCGAAGTGCTGCGGCGGGTAGAACAAGCCATTCCGTTGGTGGTAGAGTTGCTCTTGTACCAGATTAATGAGTTCCGGACCCGGATGGAAGAAATTATCCGGAAGAAATTTACGTTGCTGCAGCCCGCGCTGGAATGGAAGTTTACCGATGCCGCCTGGGCTTATTTGCAAAAAGGCGAAGATGCAAGCCCGGACGACGAAGCTACCCAGGTTTATTTTAAACAAGTATATCCTTTTTACGGCGCCATCGATGTCCGGAACTCTTCGGTGGAGCGCAACGCGGTCTTGCAGCAAGATCTTAGCCGCCAATTCCGGGCCTTAGAGAAAATTTTAAAAAATGCGGCTAATCTGTCCGGTTCGCATCAATCCGATTCCATGCTGGCCAGAGTATACCATTGGCAACGCCGGCTGACTCAGGTAATCAGCCCCGAAGAAGAAAACCAGATCAGCGTATTTCTGCGGCAACAGATTCATCCGCAACTCCAAAAACTAGCCACTCACCCCGGTGAAGCAACATCGGTGGCAGATTATTTTTCGAATATCGATCCGGAAACCGGTTTATTTAACCAGGCTTTTCAGGCTTACGAATTGAGCCTGGCGCAAATAAATAAAACCGTGAATACTTTTATGGAGCAGGAAGCCCGGGAACTGCAAAACTTGTTTCCGAATTATTTTGAGAAATTCCGGACGGATGGCCTGGAATATAACTTATACGTTGGTTCGGCCATTGCACCCTGGTTAACATTTAAGCCGCAGCATTTACAGCAGTTCCGGGCCTGGCAACTAAATGCCATGGTGCAGATGGCTACTTTAACCCACGATTTGTTGCCCGCCTTGCCCTTACCGCTTAAAACCACCCAGCTTATTCTGGCCCACTCCCACCCCGTAGATATTAAATTCCGGCTGGACGAACACCGGTTTGATGTAGAAGGCTCGTACAGTATCCGGTACGAAGTTATTAAAAAGCGCCTTGATAAAGCTTACGTAAAAGATACCAACCAGCGGCTTACCCAACCCGATACCATTGCTTTGGTTTACACCACTCGCACCGAATTAGACGATTTTTTGCCTTTGGTGTACCGCCTGCAGCAAGAACAAAAGCTAACCTCTACCCTGGAATATCTGGAACTGGAATCGTTGCAGGGAGTAACCGGCTTAAAAGCACTGCGCCTCCGCATTAACTATAGTGGTGCTCAAAATTAG
- a CDS encoding endo-1,4-beta-xylanase, with amino-acid sequence MKNNKLWIALALTACSLGLVQKSEPTLKDAFKKSFYVGAAVNNFQVSGRDAQALALVKKQFNTISPENVLKWGPVHPKLEEYNFKLADDYVAFGQQNNMFIVGHTLVWHQQTPDWVFEDEAGKPVSREELLQRMEKHINTVVGRYKGKIQGWDVVNEAIADQGGQMRPTKWLSIIGEDFAQKAFEFAHKADPKAELYYNDYSLYRPDKREGTIKLVKNLQAKGIKVKAIGMQGHYGLTVPTIEQIEASIVAFSKLGVEVNFTELDIDVLPNPSRRQGADIAETFESDQKFNVYTNGLPDSVQQKLTQRYADLFALFQKHRDKIGRITFWGVTDANSWLNNWPIRGRTSYPLLFDRQYQPKPAYQAVLKTAATAK; translated from the coding sequence ATGAAAAATAATAAACTTTGGATTGCTCTGGCTTTAACTGCCTGCAGCCTGGGCCTGGTACAAAAATCGGAGCCTACTTTAAAAGACGCATTTAAGAAAAGTTTTTACGTGGGCGCCGCTGTCAATAATTTTCAGGTATCAGGCCGGGATGCGCAAGCCCTAGCGCTCGTTAAAAAACAATTTAATACCATTAGTCCCGAAAACGTGTTAAAATGGGGACCGGTGCATCCGAAACTAGAGGAATATAACTTTAAACTGGCCGATGATTACGTAGCTTTTGGTCAGCAAAACAACATGTTTATTGTGGGCCATACCTTAGTTTGGCACCAGCAAACCCCCGACTGGGTATTTGAAGACGAGGCAGGTAAACCGGTTTCGCGCGAAGAACTTTTGCAGCGCATGGAAAAACACATTAATACGGTAGTAGGCCGGTACAAAGGCAAGATTCAGGGTTGGGACGTGGTGAACGAAGCCATTGCGGACCAGGGCGGCCAGATGCGCCCGACTAAATGGTTATCTATTATCGGCGAAGATTTTGCCCAGAAAGCCTTCGAGTTTGCCCATAAAGCCGACCCAAAAGCCGAACTGTATTACAATGATTATAGTTTGTACCGCCCGGACAAACGGGAGGGCACCATTAAATTGGTGAAAAATTTACAAGCTAAAGGCATTAAAGTAAAAGCGATTGGCATGCAGGGGCATTATGGTTTAACGGTGCCTACCATCGAGCAGATAGAAGCCAGCATTGTGGCTTTTTCTAAGTTAGGCGTAGAAGTAAACTTTACCGAACTGGACATTGATGTGCTACCGAACCCAAGCCGTCGGCAAGGAGCCGATATTGCCGAAACTTTTGAATCGGATCAAAAATTTAACGTGTATACCAACGGCCTGCCCGATTCGGTGCAGCAAAAATTAACCCAGCGCTACGCCGATTTATTTGCCTTGTTCCAGAAGCACCGTGATAAAATTGGCCGCATTACGTTTTGGGGTGTAACCGATGCAAACTCCTGGCTAAATAACTGGCCAATTCGGGGTCGTACCAGTTATCCGTTGTTGTTTGATCGTCAGTATCAGCCCAAACCTGCCTACCAAGCGGTATTAAAAACTGCAGCTACTGCCAAATAG
- the uxuA gene encoding mannonate dehydratase has protein sequence MKMRQTWRWFGPNDPVTLQDIRQTGAEGIVTALHHVPHGAVWPVEEIKKRQREIEAYGLTWDVVESVTVHESIKTRTGDYQHYIDLYKESLRNIAACGIQIVTYNFMPVNDWTRTDLNLVMPDGSKALYFNWFDLAVFDIHLLERPNAAQDYPAHVVQEAEKRFKEYTSEKLELLTYIVMFGIPGEKKQTLEQMRDNLARYKDIDRHVLRENLKYFLQEITPVAEEVGIKLAIHPDDPPFHILGLPRVVSTADDLNYILQSVPSPANGICFCTGSLGANPKNNLPEMVKHIGNRIHFVHLRNVAKDEHGNFYEADHLGGDVDMYAVVKEILTIQQQVAAPIPFRPDHGHQMLDDLAKTTNPGYSAIGRLRGLAELRGLELGICRSEGWE, from the coding sequence ATGAAAATGAGACAAACCTGGCGTTGGTTCGGGCCCAACGATCCGGTAACGCTACAAGATATTCGCCAGACCGGCGCCGAAGGAATTGTAACGGCTTTGCACCACGTACCGCACGGGGCTGTTTGGCCCGTGGAGGAAATAAAAAAACGCCAGCGGGAAATTGAAGCCTATGGCTTAACCTGGGACGTGGTAGAAAGCGTAACCGTACACGAAAGCATTAAAACCCGTACCGGCGACTACCAGCATTACATAGATTTGTATAAAGAATCGCTCCGCAATATTGCGGCTTGCGGCATTCAGATTGTAACCTACAACTTTATGCCCGTAAACGACTGGACCCGTACCGACCTGAACCTGGTAATGCCGGATGGCTCTAAAGCTTTGTATTTTAATTGGTTTGACCTGGCGGTATTTGATATTCATTTATTAGAACGGCCCAATGCGGCGCAAGATTACCCGGCCCATGTGGTGCAAGAAGCTGAAAAGCGATTTAAAGAGTATACCTCCGAAAAACTGGAGTTGCTAACGTACATTGTGATGTTTGGGATACCCGGGGAAAAAAAGCAAACCCTGGAGCAAATGCGCGACAACCTGGCCCGCTATAAAGACATTGATCGCCATGTGCTGCGCGAAAATTTAAAATATTTTCTGCAGGAGATTACCCCGGTAGCCGAAGAAGTGGGTATTAAATTGGCCATTCACCCCGATGATCCACCGTTTCATATTCTGGGTTTGCCCCGCGTGGTAAGTACCGCCGACGATTTAAATTATATCCTACAATCGGTGCCAAGTCCGGCGAACGGTATTTGTTTTTGTACGGGTTCCTTAGGGGCTAACCCGAAAAACAATTTACCCGAAATGGTAAAACATATTGGCAACCGCATTCATTTTGTGCATTTGCGCAACGTGGCCAAAGACGAGCACGGCAATTTTTACGAAGCTGACCATTTAGGCGGTGACGTGGATATGTACGCCGTGGTTAAAGAAATTCTTACCATTCAGCAGCAGGTAGCCGCCCCCATTCCATTCCGGCCCGACCACGGCCACCAAATGCTCGACGATTTAGCTAAGACCACCAACCCGGGTTATTCGGCCATTGGCCGTTTGCGGGGCTTAGCCGAGTTAAGAGGCTTAGAATTAGGCATTTGCCGCTCCGAAGGCTGGGAGTAA
- a CDS encoding DUF5686 and carboxypeptidase-like regulatory domain-containing protein encodes MLSSHITNLIKVLLLVGLLCFLAVDKMMAQGTSPTVVRGTLKDAQTQEPLIGVSVYFPDTQIGTVTDIQGKYNLRANQPFTQVRFSYVGYKTITRTINPNQIQELNLNLEDDSQQLTEVVIKGKRRYRNKNNPAVDIIREVIAHKNSNQLQQYNFAEYEQYEKLRFSLTNTPAKLKKNFLLRKFPYLIADLDTTTLKGKALLPFYIQEVFSNNFYRRNPDKKKKIITAEKKVDFGEYIDSKGMQAYFNHLYQDIDIYQNNITVVTNQFLSPIADAAPTFYRFYITDTVATQNGKLIQLTFEPRNETDFLFEGHLYITQDGNFAVQKADLGISKTINLNWVRDLRIKLDFTPDEAGKYHLSKSEMRADLGLTPKGNFGMYGSRLVAYRNYAFDKPQPPAIYEGLPVVTAELTSQPDENFLNANRPDSLTASEAATYTNIETLRNSPSFKRTADWATLLIAGYKKAGPKIEIGPVATFYSFNPVEGFRLRFGGRTTPNFSKKINFDTYAAYGFKDEKWKYYLGATYSLTDKTIYEFPVRSVRVSYQQDTKIPGQELQLIQESNVFLSFKRGINDKYLYNKTFTLEYLQEFENHFSYRLGLKRWQQAPAGSLEFARITTTENQSPMLSNLTTAELSAELRWAPNEKFFQGKIYRTSFVGRYPVFTLRGIAGVKGLFDGEYNYQQITLNIFKRFSLSQLGYTDVVTEGGYLFGQVPYPLLSIHRANQTYSYQFQSYNLMNFLEFASDRYANIMLDHCFNGFIFNKIPLIKKTKFREYVTLKALYGGLRPENTPSENSQLLKFPTDANGQTTTYSLAAKPYVEGSVGIGNIFKFFRVDLVKRFSYLDHPNTSELGLRGQFKFDF; translated from the coding sequence ATGCTTTCTTCCCATATAACTAACCTTATTAAGGTACTGCTCTTAGTAGGATTACTGTGCTTTTTGGCCGTTGATAAAATGATGGCCCAAGGCACTTCGCCTACGGTAGTACGCGGAACTTTAAAAGATGCGCAAACCCAGGAACCCTTAATAGGTGTTTCCGTTTATTTCCCTGACACTCAAATTGGTACCGTTACCGATATTCAAGGTAAATACAATTTACGGGCAAACCAGCCTTTTACGCAAGTCCGTTTTTCGTACGTTGGCTATAAAACCATAACCCGTACCATTAATCCTAACCAGATACAAGAATTAAATTTAAATTTAGAAGATGACAGCCAGCAATTAACCGAAGTAGTTATTAAAGGCAAGCGGCGTTACCGCAACAAAAACAACCCGGCCGTAGATATAATCCGGGAAGTAATTGCGCACAAGAACTCGAACCAGTTGCAGCAATATAATTTTGCTGAGTACGAACAATACGAAAAATTACGTTTCTCTTTAACCAATACGCCCGCTAAACTCAAGAAAAACTTTTTACTCCGCAAGTTCCCTTACTTAATTGCTGATTTAGACACTACTACCCTAAAAGGGAAAGCGCTGCTGCCGTTTTATATACAAGAGGTTTTTTCGAATAATTTCTATCGCCGCAACCCCGATAAAAAGAAAAAAATAATAACCGCTGAGAAAAAAGTAGATTTTGGGGAATACATTGATAGCAAAGGGATGCAGGCTTATTTTAACCACCTGTACCAGGACATTGATATTTACCAAAACAACATTACGGTAGTAACCAACCAATTTTTAAGCCCAATTGCGGATGCGGCTCCTACTTTTTACCGGTTTTATATAACCGATACGGTGGCTACCCAAAATGGCAAACTAATACAGCTAACTTTTGAACCGCGTAACGAAACCGATTTTTTGTTTGAAGGCCATTTATACATAACCCAAGACGGTAATTTTGCGGTGCAGAAAGCCGATTTAGGTATCAGTAAAACCATAAACTTGAACTGGGTGCGCGATTTGCGTATTAAGCTCGATTTTACTCCCGACGAAGCTGGTAAATACCACTTGAGTAAAAGCGAAATGCGCGCCGACCTGGGCTTAACGCCGAAAGGGAATTTCGGGATGTATGGTAGCCGCTTAGTGGCTTATAGAAATTATGCCTTTGATAAACCCCAACCTCCTGCTATTTACGAAGGTTTACCGGTAGTAACGGCGGAGTTAACGAGCCAACCCGACGAAAACTTTTTAAATGCCAACCGTCCGGATTCGTTAACGGCCAGCGAAGCTGCAACTTACACCAACATCGAAACTTTACGCAATTCGCCTTCTTTTAAAAGAACCGCCGATTGGGCCACTTTATTAATTGCCGGTTACAAAAAAGCCGGGCCTAAAATAGAAATTGGCCCAGTGGCTACTTTTTACAGCTTTAACCCCGTAGAAGGTTTCCGGCTGCGATTTGGTGGCCGTACCACGCCTAACTTTAGTAAAAAAATAAATTTTGATACTTATGCGGCTTACGGTTTTAAAGACGAAAAATGGAAGTATTACCTGGGAGCTACCTATTCTTTAACCGACAAAACTATTTACGAATTTCCGGTGAGGTCGGTGCGGGTAAGTTACCAGCAAGACACCAAAATACCCGGCCAGGAGCTGCAGTTAATTCAGGAAAGCAACGTTTTTTTAAGTTTTAAACGCGGTATCAACGATAAGTATTTATATAATAAAACCTTTACCCTGGAGTATTTGCAGGAATTTGAAAATCACTTCTCTTATCGTTTGGGTTTAAAAAGATGGCAGCAAGCGCCGGCCGGCAGTTTAGAATTTGCCCGCATTACAACCACCGAAAACCAGTCGCCTATGTTATCTAATTTAACTACTGCGGAGCTTTCGGCAGAATTGCGGTGGGCGCCTAACGAGAAGTTTTTTCAAGGTAAAATTTACCGTACTTCCTTTGTTGGCCGGTACCCGGTATTTACGTTGCGCGGCATTGCCGGCGTAAAAGGCCTGTTCGATGGGGAGTATAATTACCAGCAAATTACTTTAAACATATTTAAACGCTTTAGCTTGTCGCAGTTAGGTTACACCGATGTGGTTACCGAAGGCGGTTATTTATTCGGGCAGGTACCGTATCCGTTATTGTCCATTCACCGGGCAAATCAAACGTATTCGTACCAGTTTCAGTCGTATAACCTGATGAACTTCTTGGAATTTGCCAGCGACCGCTACGCCAATATTATGCTGGACCATTGTTTTAACGGTTTTATTTTTAATAAAATACCACTGATTAAGAAAACCAAGTTCCGGGAGTACGTTACCCTGAAAGCGCTTTACGGCGGCTTACGGCCCGAAAATACGCCTTCCGAAAACAGTCAGTTATTGAAGTTTCCGACGGATGCGAACGGACAAACTACGACTTATTCCCTGGCTGCTAAACCTTACGTAGAAGGCAGCGTGGGTATTGGTAATATTTTTAAATTTTTCCGGGTAGATCTGGTAAAACGTTTTTCTTACCTGGATCACCCGAACACGTCGGAGTTAGGGCTTCGGGGCCAGTTTAAATTTGATTTTTAA
- a CDS encoding multidrug effflux MFS transporter, which yields MTRQKYFSLILILGTLTALGPFSIDMYLPGFPAIAKDLHTIVADVALSLSSFFIGISAGQLLYGPLLDRFGRKKPLYVGLVVYVLSSVACGFATSIESLVVLRFIQAIGSCAAAVASVAMVRDLFPIEDNAKVFSLLMLVVGVSPMVAPTVGGYVTADFGWQVVFLILAGMGAAILVAVYFGLPESSKPDPTYSLKPKPILNNFFAVLKVPQFYTYAFSGAISFSGLLAYVSGSPLLFMEIFKVGEKQYGWIFAFLSIGLIGASQVNSVLLKKYRSEQIIFTALFCQTITALLFVIATNLGWLGLYETIAFIFVYLCCLGFTFPNASALSMRPFSKNAGSASALMGASQMGFGALATVLLSMFEARSAVPMTGIMLGSAVVALSILLLGRKAIPVTDDQPELEAPVGMLH from the coding sequence ATGACTCGCCAGAAATATTTTTCCCTTATTCTTATTTTAGGAACCCTTACTGCCCTAGGCCCTTTTTCCATTGACATGTACTTGCCCGGTTTCCCGGCCATTGCTAAAGATTTGCACACCATCGTAGCCGATGTAGCGCTTTCTTTATCTAGCTTTTTTATTGGTATTTCGGCGGGGCAGTTGTTATACGGGCCTTTGTTAGACCGGTTTGGCCGGAAAAAACCGCTTTACGTGGGTTTAGTAGTGTATGTACTTTCGTCGGTGGCTTGTGGTTTTGCTACTTCCATCGAAAGCTTGGTGGTGCTGCGGTTTATTCAGGCCATTGGTAGTTGTGCGGCTGCGGTAGCTTCGGTAGCCATGGTGCGTGATCTGTTTCCGATTGAAGACAACGCCAAAGTTTTTTCGCTGCTGATGCTGGTTGTAGGCGTATCGCCGATGGTAGCGCCTACCGTGGGTGGTTACGTAACGGCTGATTTTGGCTGGCAAGTAGTTTTTTTAATTTTAGCCGGTATGGGAGCCGCTATTTTAGTAGCCGTTTATTTTGGCTTACCCGAAAGCAGCAAGCCCGACCCTACGTATTCGTTAAAGCCTAAACCTATTTTAAATAATTTTTTTGCAGTACTAAAAGTACCCCAGTTTTACACCTACGCGTTTTCGGGCGCTATTTCGTTTTCGGGTTTACTGGCCTACGTATCGGGCTCGCCTTTGCTGTTTATGGAAATATTTAAAGTCGGCGAAAAGCAATACGGCTGGATTTTCGCTTTTCTCTCGATTGGTTTAATCGGTGCCAGTCAGGTAAACAGTGTGTTACTTAAAAAGTACCGCAGCGAACAAATAATTTTTACGGCGCTGTTTTGCCAAACTATTACGGCCTTGTTGTTTGTAATTGCCACCAACTTGGGTTGGTTGGGATTGTACGAAACCATTGCTTTTATCTTTGTTTACCTGTGCTGCCTGGGCTTTACCTTCCCGAATGCCTCAGCCTTATCAATGCGGCCTTTTTCGAAGAACGCCGGTAGCGCCTCGGCTTTAATGGGGGCGTCGCAAATGGGCTTTGGTGCCCTGGCTACTGTTTTGTTAAGTATGTTTGAGGCTCGATCGGCCGTACCCATGACGGGGATTATGCTGGGCTCAGCGGTAGTTGCTTTATCTATTTTGTTACTTGGCCGCAAAGCCATTCCGGTTACCGATGATCAACCTGAACTGGAAGCTCCCGTGGGCATGCTGCATTAA
- a CDS encoding alpha-glucuronidase family glycosyl hydrolase codes for MKFKILPFALALLLIINLTELAYSDDGYRLWQRYELLKDPQKLQQYRQNISGVLIQGTSPTLTVTRQELDMALSGLLGQNVKNQSEITANALVLGTPENSPLIKSLNVTSKLAKLGTEGYLIETVAVKGQKATVIAANSDVGVLYGTFQFIKLLQTNQDITRLSISSTPKIHRRILNHWDNLNRTVERGYAGFSIWDWHKLPDYIDQRYIDYARANASIGINGTVLTNVNANALILTPAYLVKVKALADTFRPYGLKVYLTARFSAPVEIGGLKTADPLDEQVKAWWKNKADEIYTYVPDFGGFLVKANSEGQPGPQNYGRNHADGANMLADAVADKGGIVMWRAFVYDNKVPDDRAKQAFTEFKPLDGKFRKNVLVQVKNGPIDFQPREPFHPLFGAMPQTPLMMEFQITQEYLGQATNLVYQAPLYKETLDADTFVKGAGSTVAKVVDGSLHQYNLTGMAGVANIGNDRNWTGHLFGQANWYCFGRLAWDHTLTSEKIADEWLRMTFTNETAFLNPINKMMLQSRETLVNYMTPLGLHHIMGYDHHYGPGPWIKDKKRADWTSVYYHKASPEGIGFDRTATGSNALAQYAPGVQKLYGKAETCPEPFLLWFHHVKWDFKVKSGRTVWDEICHRYYSGAAMVGEMRKTWDATQSYVDAERFNHVKMLLLIQEKEARWWRDACVLYFQTFAQRPIPAGLEKPTHSLEYYQKQDPKFVPGI; via the coding sequence ATGAAATTTAAAATTTTACCGTTTGCTCTGGCCTTGTTGCTGATCATCAACTTAACCGAATTGGCTTACAGCGACGATGGGTACCGGCTTTGGCAACGCTACGAACTCCTGAAAGACCCACAAAAGCTACAGCAATACCGGCAAAATATTTCGGGTGTTTTAATACAAGGAACCTCGCCTACGTTAACGGTAACCCGCCAAGAACTGGATATGGCTTTGAGCGGTTTATTGGGTCAAAATGTAAAAAATCAATCTGAAATAACAGCTAACGCGCTGGTGCTGGGCACACCGGAAAATTCGCCGCTTATCAAAAGCCTGAATGTAACCAGTAAACTGGCCAAGTTGGGAACCGAAGGTTACTTAATCGAAACAGTAGCAGTAAAAGGGCAGAAAGCAACGGTAATTGCCGCTAACTCCGATGTGGGGGTGCTCTACGGTACTTTTCAGTTTATTAAACTGCTGCAAACCAACCAGGATATTACGCGCTTAAGCATTAGTAGTACCCCAAAAATTCATCGCCGGATACTGAACCACTGGGACAACCTGAACCGCACCGTGGAACGGGGTTACGCCGGTTTTTCGATCTGGGACTGGCATAAACTACCCGACTACATTGACCAACGGTATATTGATTACGCCCGGGCTAATGCCTCGATTGGAATTAACGGCACTGTGCTTACCAACGTAAACGCCAATGCCCTAATCTTAACGCCGGCTTATTTAGTGAAAGTAAAAGCGCTCGCCGATACTTTTCGGCCGTACGGGTTAAAAGTGTATTTAACTGCCCGCTTTAGCGCTCCCGTAGAAATTGGTGGTTTAAAAACGGCTGACCCGCTGGACGAACAAGTAAAAGCCTGGTGGAAAAACAAAGCCGACGAAATTTATACCTACGTGCCAGATTTTGGCGGTTTTCTGGTAAAAGCAAATTCTGAAGGGCAGCCCGGGCCACAAAATTACGGCCGCAACCACGCCGACGGAGCCAACATGCTGGCCGATGCCGTAGCCGACAAAGGTGGTATTGTGATGTGGCGGGCTTTCGTGTACGATAATAAAGTACCCGACGACCGCGCGAAACAAGCATTTACCGAATTTAAACCCCTAGATGGTAAATTCCGGAAAAATGTATTGGTGCAGGTAAAAAACGGTCCGATTGATTTTCAACCACGCGAGCCTTTTCATCCGTTGTTTGGCGCGATGCCCCAAACGCCTTTAATGATGGAATTTCAGATTACCCAGGAATATTTAGGTCAGGCTACTAATTTGGTGTACCAGGCTCCGTTGTACAAAGAAACTTTAGATGCTGATACCTTCGTGAAAGGCGCGGGTTCTACGGTGGCGAAAGTAGTTGATGGTAGTTTGCACCAGTACAATTTAACCGGTATGGCGGGCGTGGCGAATATTGGTAACGACCGCAACTGGACCGGCCATTTATTCGGGCAGGCTAATTGGTATTGCTTTGGCCGGCTGGCTTGGGATCATACTTTAACGTCGGAGAAAATAGCCGACGAATGGCTACGGATGACGTTCACGAACGAAACGGCTTTTCTGAACCCGATCAACAAAATGATGCTGCAATCCCGGGAAACGCTGGTAAACTACATGACTCCGCTGGGTTTGCACCACATCATGGGCTACGACCACCATTATGGCCCCGGACCCTGGATTAAAGATAAAAAACGTGCTGACTGGACTTCGGTGTATTACCACAAGGCATCACCGGAAGGAATTGGTTTTGATAGAACCGCCACTGGCAGCAACGCCTTAGCCCAGTACGCACCCGGCGTTCAAAAACTTTATGGCAAAGCAGAAACTTGCCCCGAGCCATTTTTGCTCTGGTTTCATCATGTAAAATGGGATTTTAAAGTAAAATCAGGCCGCACTGTGTGGGACGAGATCTGTCACCGGTATTACAGCGGGGCCGCCATGGTAGGAGAGATGCGAAAAACCTGGGATGCCACGCAGTCTTACGTAGATGCCGAACGTTTTAACCACGTAAAAATGCTGCTATTAATTCAGGAGAAAGAAGCCCGTTGGTGGCGCGATGCCTGCGTATTGTATTTTCAAACTTTCGCGCAACGGCCTATCCCGGCTGGCTTAGAGAAACCAACGCACTCCCTGGAGTACTATCAAAAGCAAGACCCTAAATTTGTGCCCGGCATTTAA